Proteins from a single region of Lysinibacillus sp. JNUCC-52:
- the dnaI gene encoding primosomal protein DnaI, whose translation MEPINKPLKRAINVPSFQERYDAMRREILEHPRVQAFLAEHAEELSYDAVERNLPKLHEFISQSTVCCGCDNTAHCTNYLKGFIPTLRVVRNTVEIDYVRCEQKVREEERRDVANMIASMHMPKDVLQATIQDLMIDDESRVLIAQRAAHFVKKTEETGQLPTKGFYLYGKFGVGKSFVLGALANELASKKIRSVVVFVPEFLREMKNAIGDNTLNDKIDYVKKAPVLMLDDLGAETMSAWTRDEILGTIFHYRMAEQLPTFITSNFNYDELEHHLAQSQKGDIEVVKAGRIMERIKALTEPIEMRGKNRRL comes from the coding sequence ATCGAACCAATTAACAAGCCATTAAAAAGAGCAATTAATGTACCGTCATTTCAAGAGCGATATGATGCGATGCGTAGAGAAATTTTAGAACACCCTAGAGTACAAGCTTTTTTAGCAGAGCATGCAGAAGAGCTTAGCTACGATGCAGTCGAACGTAATTTACCTAAGCTTCATGAATTTATTAGCCAATCTACTGTTTGCTGTGGCTGCGATAATACAGCTCACTGTACGAACTATTTAAAAGGGTTTATTCCAACATTACGTGTCGTACGCAATACAGTAGAAATTGATTACGTACGCTGTGAACAAAAGGTACGTGAGGAAGAACGTCGTGATGTTGCTAATATGATTGCTAGTATGCACATGCCAAAAGATGTGCTACAAGCTACAATCCAAGATTTAATGATTGATGATGAATCTCGTGTGCTCATTGCACAGAGAGCAGCACATTTTGTTAAGAAAACGGAGGAAACTGGGCAGCTTCCTACGAAAGGTTTTTATTTATATGGAAAGTTCGGTGTAGGAAAATCGTTTGTGCTTGGAGCACTTGCTAACGAATTAGCTTCCAAGAAGATTCGTTCAGTAGTCGTTTTCGTACCTGAATTTTTACGTGAAATGAAGAATGCTATCGGTGATAATACGTTAAATGACAAAATAGATTATGTGAAAAAGGCGCCAGTGTTGATGCTCGATGATTTAGGGGCGGAAACGATGTCGGCTTGGACGCGCGATGAAATTTTAGGAACTATTTTCCATTATCGAATGGCAGAGCAATTGCCGACGTTCATTACATCTAATTTTAATTATGATGAATTAGAACATCATTTAGCGCAATCCCAAAAAGGCGATATTGAGGTTGTAAAAGCTGGACGTATTATGGAACGAATTAAAGCTTTAACAGAGCCAATTGAAATGCGTGGCAAAAATCGACGTTTGTAA
- a CDS encoding replication initiation and membrane attachment family protein, with protein sequence MTLIHLYKELQPADTFDIRLPHALSTMERQLVTLFYQPLTGAEPISLYLTLWAEAEQMPRQQMNHYYLMNVLGLPIGKVFEARIALEAIGLLRTWKKEEVEQRSFVYELMRPLDADSFMKDPLLSMFLFSKIGEQAYRKLRQRFIQPIRGTEFKDVSRAFMDVFKPVNTNIPTELQGGIDSQEISQKVYPFYFEQFDFELLQAGLSDQLVPANLLTLEVRETIAKLAFLYHLTALDMQKVVILALDDDLGISLERLRKAAADFYKLTVSKEPPKLAKVYASPAVEDEAVQKTKDQELQHYLESTPPVQVLRDINNGKEPLQTSVQLAESLIVQHGMPVGVVNALLEYVMLSTDMKLPKKYVETIADHWVRKNIKTAKEAMELARQEHDKYTTWKNKPQTPTKNNQYAKGRVDNQRKEKVPEWFYKRNEQPEESVSSSSTMDFEKERQKILAMLGKSDK encoded by the coding sequence CACAATGGAACGTCAATTAGTAACATTATTTTATCAACCATTGACTGGTGCTGAACCAATTAGTCTATATTTAACGTTATGGGCAGAAGCAGAGCAAATGCCAAGACAGCAAATGAATCATTATTATTTAATGAATGTACTCGGGCTACCAATAGGCAAAGTGTTCGAAGCGCGTATTGCCCTTGAAGCAATCGGTTTATTGCGAACTTGGAAAAAGGAAGAGGTAGAGCAGCGAAGTTTTGTGTATGAGCTAATGCGCCCTCTTGATGCGGATAGTTTTATGAAAGATCCACTATTGTCTATGTTTTTGTTTAGTAAAATTGGGGAACAGGCGTATCGAAAGCTGCGTCAGCGTTTTATTCAACCTATCAGAGGTACAGAATTTAAAGATGTATCACGTGCCTTTATGGATGTTTTTAAACCAGTAAACACTAATATACCTACTGAGCTGCAAGGTGGGATAGACAGCCAAGAAATTTCGCAAAAGGTTTATCCGTTTTATTTTGAGCAATTTGATTTTGAGCTGTTACAGGCAGGTTTATCGGACCAATTAGTGCCAGCCAATTTACTAACGCTTGAAGTGCGTGAAACAATTGCGAAACTAGCATTCTTATACCATTTAACTGCGTTGGATATGCAAAAAGTTGTGATTTTAGCACTTGATGATGATTTAGGTATTTCATTAGAGCGTTTGCGAAAAGCAGCAGCTGATTTTTATAAACTCACAGTTTCTAAAGAACCACCAAAGCTTGCAAAAGTATATGCTTCTCCAGCAGTAGAGGATGAGGCTGTTCAAAAAACAAAGGATCAGGAGTTACAACATTATTTGGAGTCAACACCTCCTGTCCAAGTATTGCGGGATATTAATAATGGGAAAGAGCCATTACAAACATCTGTTCAGCTAGCTGAGAGCTTAATTGTTCAGCATGGAATGCCAGTAGGTGTTGTCAATGCGCTACTTGAGTATGTCATGCTCTCAACAGATATGAAGCTACCAAAGAAGTATGTAGAAACGATTGCCGATCATTGGGTACGGAAAAATATTAAGACGGCGAAGGAAGCAATGGAGCTTGCACGCCAAGAACATGATAAATATACAACGTGGAAAAATAAGCCGCAGACACCGACTAAAAACAACCAATATGCTAAAGGTCGAGTAGACAATCAGCGTAAGGAAAAGGTGCCTGAGTGGTTTTATAAACGTAATGAGCAACCAGAGGAAAGCGTATCTTCTTCAAGCACTATGGATTTTGAAAAAGAGCGTCAAAAAATATTAGCAATGCTAGGGAAAAGCGATAAGTAA